A part of Rhipicephalus microplus isolate Deutch F79 chromosome 8, USDA_Rmic, whole genome shotgun sequence genomic DNA contains:
- the LOC142768694 gene encoding uncharacterized protein LOC142768694: MQKYTLFGFSQKLDWRPLYFSEPIPAYRICNACGLLPRTTICLPCRHVLCKACYEQCLDTDAHECPLDGEQVSAEDADWRDFPLENLLRRKVKCWNEVNGCGALVSASDLLKHFDEDCVHHSTRCPKCSALILCRNVCAHRRNNCSTHVLPNEAHRQEPSQSSTPEAVFTELKVALEDGVRQLRSAFHQAVRDNTSCDRLNDFSHMVNTLRETVMNTSEKQTRAVSEAKITIVREVRDDLAAQGNRLDEVVQRIGALTENFKLVAADATKKCLNKLEEIIAEGGRQRSKDDNRSESVLRTVSTFEAILDKALERATEVIVQKCKTNGELCSASKVSDSKISETTSDVRKDHLLALNTLSITHNLFYATGLAALKDKAISSRWSLYESDPVYLCGYRISPGLYLQKNERSVSVHAHVRLLKGDADEFLQWPFSHCLKLTFVHSAPDKNRELKINRGCVTKESFVRPTESRNEGFYWYASLPLEDLEREGHIESDALCLRYDLSPPPAL; encoded by the exons ATGCAGAAGTACACACTATTTGGGTTTTCGCAAAAACTAGACTGGAGACCTCTGTACTTTTCTGAGCCTATTCCGGCGTACCGAATATGCAACGCTTGTGGTTTGCTGCCCAGAACGACCATCTGCCTGCCCTGTCGACATGTACTGTGCAAAGCATGCTATGAGCAGTGCTTGGATACCGACGCACACGAATGTCCCCTAGACGGTGAACAGGTTTCTGCAGAAGACGCTGATTGGAGAGACTTTCCTTTGGAGAATCTGCTGAGGCGTAAG GTGAAATGCTGGAACGAGGTCAACGGCTGCGGCGCACTCGTGAGTGCTTCGGATTTGCTGAAGCACTTTGATGAAGACTGCGTGCATCACTCTACTCGCTGTCCGAAGTGTTCCGCTCTGATCCTGTGCAGGAATGTGTGCGCGCATAGGAGAAACAACTGCAGCACACATGTTTTGCCCAACGAAGCCCACCGTCAGGAACCATCACAGAGTTCCACTCCAGAAGCTGTGTTCACCGAGCTAAAGGTGGCATTGGAAGATGGTGTTAGGCAACTACGATCTGCCTTTCACCAGGCAGTACGAGACAACACATCTTGCGATAGACTGAACGACTTCTCGCATATGGTCAATACACTGAGGGAGACTGTGATGAACACGTCAGAAAAGCAAACCCGGGCAGTGAGTGAAGCCAAGATCACCATTGTTAGAGAAGTCAGAGATGACTTGGCTGCACAAGGTAACCGACTTGACGAAGTTGTTCAACGCATAGGCGCTCTAACTGAAAATTTTAAACTCGTAGCAGCCGACGCAACAAAAAAGTGTTTGAATAAGCTAGAGGAGATTATTGCTGAAGGCGGGCGACAACGTAGCAAAGACGACAACCGGTCGGAAAGTGTCTTGCGAACCGTGAGCACTTTCGAGGCCATTCTTGATAAAGCATTAGAGCGTGCTACAGAGGTCATTGTGCAGAAGTGCAAAACAAACGGTGAACTATGCTCTGCATCAAAGGTCTCAGACAGCAAAATCAGCGAAACTACATCAGATGTGAGAAAAGACCATCTACTTGCGCTAAACACATTGAGCATTACACACAACTTGTTTTACGCCACAGGACTCGCAGCTTTGAAAGACAAGGCAATATCTTCACGTTGGAGCCTATATGAGAGCGATCCCGTCTACCTGTGTGGTTATCGCATCTCTCCAGGACTGTATCTGCAGAAAAATGAGAGGTCAGTGTCTGTGCACGCTCATGTGCGGCTGCTCAAGGGTGATGCTGACGAGTTCTTACAGTGGCCATTTTCTCACTGTCTGAAGCTCACTTTCGTACATTCAGCTCCAGATAAAAACCGTGAGTTAAAGATCAATCGTGGATGCGTTACCAAGGAGTCCTTTGTCAGGCCAACTGAATCACGTAATGAAGGGTTTTACTGGTACGCGTCACTGCCTCTGGAAGACCTTGAACGTGAAGGACACATTGAGTCTGATGCACTCTGCTTAAGATATGACCTTTCACCTCCACCTGCTCTATAA